The Lycium barbarum isolate Lr01 chromosome 10, ASM1917538v2, whole genome shotgun sequence genome includes a region encoding these proteins:
- the LOC132615645 gene encoding protein N-terminal glutamine amidohydrolase isoform X2, producing MKSNAYLRIPFSFEDLINEENIYLLCKKLCDDGLANADGSDLFIIFISNEKKQIPLWHQKASQRAEGVILWDYHVICVQKKSNENSLSLVWDLDSSLPFPSPLGTYVSESIRPSIQIFSEFKRFFRVVHGPIFLRHFASDRRHMKDSAGNWIAEPPSHEAIVAEDGAVHNLNEYITVSPDDVVKNVEADTINVVFSEKLGVIVGENDLLGFFSLIS from the exons ATGAAATCTAATGCATATTTGAGGATACCCTTTTCGTTTGAAGACCTAATTAA TGAGGAAAACATCTACCTGCTATGCAAAAAGCTATGTGATGATGGGCTGGCAAATGCTGATGGTTCTGATCTGTTTATTATATTCATTTCCAATGAGAAGAAGCAG ATTCCTCTGTGGCATCAGAAGGCTAGTCAGCGAGCCGAGGGAGTTATTCTGTGGGACTATCACGTCATCTGTGTACAG AAAAAGAGTAATGAAAACTCTTTATCCTTAGTGTGGGATTTAGATTCAAGCCTTCCGTTTCCATCACCTCTTGGCACCTATGTCTCTGAAAGCATTCGTCCATCAATTCAGATATTTTCAGAATTCAAAAG GTTTTTTCGAGTTGTGCATGGCCCTATATTTCTCCGACACTTTGCGTCAGATAGAAGACATATGAAGGATTCTGCTGGAAACTGGATTGCTGAACCGCCATCGCATGAAGCTATTGTTGCTGAAG ATGGAGCCGTACACAACCTGAACGAGTACATTACAGTCTCTCCAGACGATGTAGTGAAAAATGTGGAAGCAGATACCATCAATGTTGTTTTCTCCGAAAAGCTTGGCGTCATAGTTGGTGAAAATGATTTGTTGGGATTTTTCTCTTTGATTTCCTGA
- the LOC132615645 gene encoding protein N-terminal glutamine amidohydrolase isoform X1, with amino-acid sequence MTSSNLEVKSSSSTAPLQVPNFHHTPYYCEENIYLLCKKLCDDGLANADGSDLFIIFISNEKKQIPLWHQKASQRAEGVILWDYHVICVQKKSNENSLSLVWDLDSSLPFPSPLGTYVSESIRPSIQIFSEFKRFFRVVHGPIFLRHFASDRRHMKDSAGNWIAEPPSHEAIVAEDGAVHNLNEYITVSPDDVVKNVEADTINVVFSEKLGVIVGENDLLGFFSLIS; translated from the exons ATGACAAGTTCAAATTTGGAagtgaaatcatcatcatctacaGCTCCTTTGCAAGTTCCAAACTTTCATCATACCCCTTATTATTG TGAGGAAAACATCTACCTGCTATGCAAAAAGCTATGTGATGATGGGCTGGCAAATGCTGATGGTTCTGATCTGTTTATTATATTCATTTCCAATGAGAAGAAGCAG ATTCCTCTGTGGCATCAGAAGGCTAGTCAGCGAGCCGAGGGAGTTATTCTGTGGGACTATCACGTCATCTGTGTACAG AAAAAGAGTAATGAAAACTCTTTATCCTTAGTGTGGGATTTAGATTCAAGCCTTCCGTTTCCATCACCTCTTGGCACCTATGTCTCTGAAAGCATTCGTCCATCAATTCAGATATTTTCAGAATTCAAAAG GTTTTTTCGAGTTGTGCATGGCCCTATATTTCTCCGACACTTTGCGTCAGATAGAAGACATATGAAGGATTCTGCTGGAAACTGGATTGCTGAACCGCCATCGCATGAAGCTATTGTTGCTGAAG ATGGAGCCGTACACAACCTGAACGAGTACATTACAGTCTCTCCAGACGATGTAGTGAAAAATGTGGAAGCAGATACCATCAATGTTGTTTTCTCCGAAAAGCTTGGCGTCATAGTTGGTGAAAATGATTTGTTGGGATTTTTCTCTTTGATTTCCTGA
- the LOC132614032 gene encoding magnesium-chelatase subunit ChlH, chloroplastic — protein sequence MASLVSSPFTLPNSKVEHLSSISQKHYFLHSFLPKKNNPTFLKSPKKFQCNAIGNGLFTQTTQEVRRIKPENLENLATVKIVYVVLEAQYQSALTAAVQTLNKNGNFASFEVVGYLVEELRDVETYKTFCKDLEDANVFIGSLIFVEELALKVKSAVEKERDRLDAVLVFPSMPEVMRLNKLGSFSMSQLGQSKSPFFQLFKKKKSSNAGFSDQMLKLVRTLPKVLKYLPSDKAQDARLYILSLQFWLGGSPDNLVNFLKMISGSYVPALKGAKIEYSDPVLYLDSGIWHPLAPCMYDDVKEYLNWYATRRDANEKLKSNNAPVIGLVLQRSHIVTGDESHYVAVIMELEARGAKVIPIFAGGLDFSGPVERYFIDPITKKPFVNSVISLTGFALVGGPARQDHPRAIEALMKLDVPYIVALPLVFQTTEEWLNSTLGLHPIQVALQVALPELDGGMEPIVFAGRDPRTGKSHALHKRVEQLCTRAIKWGELKRKTKAEKKLAITVFSFPPDKGNVGTAAYLNVFASIYSVLKDLKKDGYNVEGLPETSAELIEEVIHDKEAQFSSPNLNVAYKMNVREYMKLTPYATALEENWGKAPGNLNSDGENLLVYGKQYGNVFIGVQPTFGYEGDPMRLLFSKSASPHHGFAAYYSFVEKIFKADAVLHFGTHGSLEFMPGKQVGMSDACFPDSLIGNIPNVYYYAANNPSEATIAKRRSYANTISYLTPPAENAGLYKGLKQLSELIASYQSLKDSGRGQQIVNSIISTARQCNLDKDVDLPEEGQEIDAKERDNVVGKVYSKIMEIESRLLPCGLHIIGEPPTAMEAVATLVNIAALDRPEDDISALPSILAATVGRNIEDIYRGNDKGILKDVELLRQITEASRGAISAFVDRSTNNKGQVVDTSDKLTSLLGFGLNEPWIQYLSNTQFYRADREKLRVLFGFLGECLKLIVANNEVGSLKQALEGKYVEPGPGGDPIRNPKVLPTGKNIHALDPQAIPTVAALQSAKIVVERLLERQKADNGGKYPETVALVLWGTDNIKTYGESLAQVMWMIGVRPVADGLGRVNKVEPVSLEELGRPRVDVVVNCSGVFRDLFINQMNLLDRAVKMVAELDEPEDQNFVRKHALEQAKTLGVDVREAATRVFSNASGSYSSNINLAVENSSWNDEKQLQDMYLSRKSFAFDSDAPGAGMMEKRQVFEMALSTADATFQNLDSSEISLTDVSHYFDSDPTNLVQNLRKDGKKPSAYIADTTTANAQVRTLSETVRLDARTKLLNPKWYEGMLSTGYEGVREIEKRLTNTVGWSATSGQVDNWVYEEANTTFIKDEEMLNRLMNTNPNSFRKLLQTFLEANGRGYWETSEENIEKLKQLYSEVEDKIEGIDR from the exons ATGGCTTCTTTGGTTTCTTCACCATTTACATTACCAAACTCAAAAGTAGAACATCTTTCATCTATATCACAAAAACATTACTTTCTTCACTCATTTCTTCCCAAAAAAAACAACCCCACATTCTTAAAATCACCAAAAAAGTTCCAATGTAATGCTATTGGTAATGGTTTGTTTACACAAACAACTCAAGAAGTAAGGAGAATTAAACCTGAAAATCTTGAAAATCTTGCTACTGTTAAGATTGTTTATGTTGTGTTAGAAGCTCAGTATCAATCAGCTCTTACTGCTGCTGTTCAAACACTAAACAAAAATGGAAACTTTGCTTCTTTTGAGGTTGTGGGGTACTTAGTTGAGGAACTTAGAGATGTTGAAACTTATAAAACTTTTTGTAAAGATCTTGAGGATGCAAATGTATTTATTGGGTCATTGATCTTTGTGGAAGAATTAGCTTTGAAAGTTAAGTCTGCTGTTGAAAAAGAAAGGGATAGGCTTGATGCAGTTTTGGTGTTTCCATCTATGCCTGAAGTTATGAGGTTGAATAAGTTAGGATCTTTTAGTATGTCTCAATTGGGACAATCTAAAAGTCCATTTTTTCAACttttcaagaagaagaaatcatCTAATGCTGGTTTTTCTGATCAAATGTTGAAGCTTGTTAGGACTTTACCTAAGGTTTTGAAGTACTTGCCAAGTGATAAAGCTCAAGATGCTAGGTTGTACATATTGAGTTTGCAGTTTTGGCTTGGAGGTTCACCTGATAACTTGGTGAATTTCTTGAAAATGATATCTGGTTCTTATGTTCCTGCTTTAAAAGGAGCGAAAATCGAGTATTCGGACCCTGTTTTGTACTTGGATAGTGGAATTTGGCATCCTTTAGCTCCTTGTATGTATGATGATGTGAAGGAGTATTTGAATTGGTATGCAACAAGGAGGGATGCTAATGAGAAACTTAAGAGTAATAATGCTCCTGTTATTGGGCTAGTTTTGCAAAGGAGTCATATTGTTACTGGTGATGAGAGTCACTATGTGGCTGTGATCATGGAATTGGAAGCAAGAGGGGCTAAAGTTATCCCAATTTTCGCCGGGGGGTTAGATTTTTCGGGTCCGGTTGAGAGATATTTCATTGATCCTATTACCAAAAAGCCTTTTGTGAATTCAGTAATATCACTTACTGGTTTTGCTCTTGTTGGAGGGCCAGCAAGGCAAGACCATCCAAGGGCTATTGAGGCTTTGATGAAGCTTGATGTGCCTTATATTGTGGCATTGCCTTTGGTTTTCCAAACAACAGAGGAATGGTTGAACAGCACTTTGGGGTTGCACCCAATTCAGGTGGCTCTACAAGTTGCTCTACCTGAGCTGGATGGAGGCATGGAGCCAATCGTATTCGCCGGCCGCGATCCAAGAACAG GGAAATCACATGCTCTTCACAAAAGAGTGGAGCAACTCTGCACCAGGGCAATCAAATGGGGAGAATTAAAGAGAAAAACAAAG GCTGAGAAGAAGTTGGCAATCACTGTTTTCAGCTTTCCTCCAGACAAAGGCAATGTCGGAACTGCTGCATACTTGAATGTCTTTGCCTCCATATACTCTGTGCTCAAAGATCTCAAGAAAGATGGCTACAACGTCGAGGGGCTGCCCGAGACTTCTGCAGAACTGATTGAAGAAGTAATTCATGATAAAGAAGCTCAGTTCAGCAGTCCAAATCTTAATGTAGCTTACAAGATGAACGTCCGAGAATACATGAAGCTAACTCCCTATGCAACTGCTCTTGAAGAAAACTGGGGAAAAGCACCTGGTAATCTGAACTCTGATGGAGAAAACCTCTTGGTATATGGAAAACAGTACGGAAATGTCTTTATCGGTGTCCAGCCCACATTTGGATACGAAG GTGACCCAATGAGACTTCTCTTCTCCAAATCAGCTAGCCCGCACCACGGTTTTGCTGCATACTATTCTTTTGTGGAGAAAATTTTCAAAGCTGATGCAGTTCTCCACTTTGGTACTCATGGTTCTCTTGAGTTCATGCCCGGGAAACAAGTGGGAATGAGCGACGCTTGTTTCCCTGATAGTCTCATTGGAAACATTCCAAATGTCTATTACTATGCAGCAAACAATCCATCCGAAGCAACCATTGCCAAACGAAGGAGTTATGCTAATACCATTAGCTACTTGACTCCCCCGGCTGAGAATGCTGGACTTTACAAGGGACTCAAGCAGCTCAGCGAGCTCATTGCCTCGTACCAATCTCTGAAAGACTCAGGCCGTGGCCAACAGATTGTGAACTCTATCATCAGTACAGCTAGACAGTGCAATCTTGACAAGGACGTTGATCTTCCAGAAGAAGGACAAGAAATCGATGCCAAAGAGCGTGATAATGTAGTAGGCAAAGTATACTCAAAGATTATGGAGATTGAGTCTCGTCTTTTGCCATGTGGACTTCACATCATCGGTGAACCTCCAACCGCCATGGAGGCAGTTGCTACTCTTGTCAACATTGCTGCATTGGACCGTCCTGAAGATGATATTTCTGCCCTTCCATCTATATTGGCTGCCACAGTCGGAAGAAACATCGAGGATATCTACAGAGGAAATGACAAGGGAATCTTAAAAGATGTGGAGCTCCTTCGTCAAATTACTGAGGCATCACGTGGAGCAATATCAGCATTTGTTGACCGTTCAACTAATAACAAGGGTCAAGTCGTGGACACTTCTGATAAGCTGACCTCGCTTCTTGGTTTTGGTCTTAATGAACCATGGATCCAATATTTGtcaaacactcaattctacagagcTGACAGGGAAAAACTCAGAGTTCTATTCGGGTTCTTGGGAGAGTGTTTGAAGCTAATTGTGGCTAATAACGAGGTGGGAAGCTTGAAACAGGCTCTAGAAGGGAAATATGTTGAACCAGGTCCTGGAGGGGATCCAATCAGAAACCCAAAAGTTTTGCCCACTGGGAAAAACATCCATGCTTTGGACCCACAAGCTATTCCTACAGTAGCAGCACTTCAGAGTGCTAAAATAGTGGTTGAAAGATTGTTGGAGAGGCAAAAGGCTGACAACGGCGGCAAGTACCCAGAGACTGTTGCTCTGGTGCTTTGGGGAACCGATAACATCAAGACTTATGGAGAGTCATTGGCACAGGTTATGTGGATGATTGGTGTAAGGCCAGTTGCAGACGGACTTGGACGGGTTAACAAGGTGGAACCAGTTAGTCTTGAAGAGCTTGGAAGGCCTAGAGTTGATGTTGTTGTCAACTGCTCTGGGGTATTCAGAGATCTCTTCATCAATCAG ATGAATCTCCTTGACCGGGCAGTCAAGATGGTTGCTGAGCTTGACGAGCCAGAAGACCAGAACTTTGTCAGGAAACATGCACTAGAACAGGCAAAAACACTCGGAGTTGATGTTCGTGAAGCAGCTACTAGGGTCTTCTCAAATGCTTCAGGATCTTACTCCTCCAACATCAACCTTGCTGTTGAGAACTCATCATGGAACGACGAGAAGCAACTTCAAGACATGTACTTGAGCCGAAAGTCATTTGCATTCGACTCTGATGCTCCTGGTGCTGGCATGATGGAGAAGAGACAAGTTTTCGAGATGGCTCTTAGCACGGCTGATGCCACGTTCCAGAACCTCGACTCATCCGAAATTTCGCTCACAGATGTTAGTCACTACTTCGATTCAGATCCAACCAACCTTGTGCAAAACCTCAGGAAGGACGGAAAGAAGCCTAGTGCATACATTGCTGACACCACTACTGCTAATGCGCAG GTACGTACGTTGTCTGAGACTGTGAGACTTGATGCAAGGACAAAGTTGTTGAACCCCAAGTGGTATGAAGGCATGCTATCCACTGGCTACGAGGGAGTTCGTGAGATTGAGAAACGATTAACTAACACAGTGGGGTGGAGTGCAACTTCAGGCCAAGTTGACAATTGGGTGTATGAAGAAGCAAACACAACCTTCATCAAAGATGAGGAGATGTTGAACAGGCTCATGAACACAAACCCGAATTCTTTCAGGAAGTTGCTTCAGACATTCTTGGAGGCTAATGGACGTGGATACTGGGAGACTTCTGAAGAGAACATTGAGAAACTCAAGCAATTGTACTCAGAAGTTGAAGACAAGATTGAAGGAATAGACCGATAA